The following proteins come from a genomic window of Micromonospora zamorensis:
- a CDS encoding GAF domain-containing protein translates to MASQERLSPLLQAVVGIGSDLDLRSTLSRIVLAACQVAGARYGALGVIGPDRSLVEFITDGMTVTEQDHIGDLPAGRGVLGLLIDEPLPIRLQDISSHPRSLGFPPGHPVMRSFLGVPVRIRDQLYGNLYLTEKRGAAEFSEADEEIVIALAAAAGIALDNARLYAAAGRRQRWLQATAEITDTLVGQVDRTDVLRLVVDHAREVAEAALVAILLHNETTGELRVEVTAPPNAALDRASIPLGGTPFEQIIAAGGHVLIENLDAAAVWPAPLPTGPALLAPLAMTGAVQGVLVVILPTSSVGFDGESDINMITTFASQAALAVDRARVQEEREMMVVLADRERIARDLHDVVIQRLFATGLGLQGLTRRAEPADVRERLDQSIDELDATIRDIRNAIFGLHKPAPGSVRAALTVAADDATRTLGFRPHLTITGAVDLAVSDTLRANLIAVLREALSNIVQHARATTVTIAVAVDAGRLILRVADDGVGIGAAAGGNGLGNLRSRAEESGGTFVVTDTQPHGAMLVWDVPLEG, encoded by the coding sequence ATGGCGAGCCAGGAACGCCTGTCGCCGCTGCTGCAGGCCGTCGTCGGCATCGGTAGCGACCTCGACCTGCGTAGCACACTGTCGCGGATCGTCCTGGCGGCCTGTCAAGTAGCGGGCGCCCGTTACGGTGCCTTGGGCGTCATCGGACCTGACCGCAGCCTCGTCGAGTTCATCACCGACGGAATGACCGTCACCGAGCAAGACCATATCGGTGACCTTCCCGCCGGTCGTGGCGTGCTGGGTCTGCTCATTGATGAGCCACTGCCGATCCGGTTGCAGGACATCAGCAGCCATCCCCGTTCGCTGGGCTTCCCGCCCGGCCATCCGGTGATGCGCTCCTTTCTCGGGGTTCCGGTGCGCATCCGCGATCAGCTGTACGGCAACCTCTACCTGACCGAGAAACGGGGCGCTGCCGAGTTCAGCGAAGCCGACGAGGAGATCGTCATCGCCCTCGCCGCGGCCGCCGGGATCGCTCTCGACAACGCCCGGCTCTACGCAGCGGCGGGCCGGCGCCAACGCTGGCTCCAGGCGACTGCGGAGATCACCGACACTCTCGTCGGCCAGGTCGATCGCACCGATGTGCTGCGGCTGGTGGTGGACCACGCCCGCGAGGTCGCCGAGGCCGCGCTCGTCGCGATCCTGCTCCACAACGAGACGACCGGTGAGCTGCGTGTCGAGGTCACCGCGCCGCCGAACGCGGCGCTGGACCGGGCGTCGATCCCCCTCGGCGGAACGCCGTTCGAGCAGATCATTGCCGCCGGCGGCCATGTCCTGATCGAGAATCTGGACGCCGCTGCGGTCTGGCCCGCACCGTTGCCGACAGGACCGGCGCTGCTGGCGCCACTGGCGATGACCGGAGCGGTGCAGGGGGTGCTCGTGGTGATCCTGCCGACGAGCAGCGTGGGCTTCGACGGCGAGTCCGACATCAACATGATCACCACGTTCGCCTCCCAGGCCGCCCTCGCCGTCGACAGGGCTCGGGTACAGGAGGAACGCGAGATGATGGTGGTGCTCGCCGATCGGGAGCGCATCGCACGGGATCTGCACGACGTGGTGATCCAGCGGTTGTTCGCCACCGGTCTCGGACTGCAGGGATTGACGCGTCGAGCCGAACCTGCAGACGTCCGGGAACGCCTGGACCAGTCCATCGACGAACTCGACGCGACCATCCGCGACATCCGTAACGCCATCTTTGGGCTGCACAAGCCAGCCCCCGGATCGGTGCGCGCCGCGCTGACGGTGGCCGCTGACGATGCGACGAGGACCCTGGGTTTCCGACCGCACCTGACCATCACCGGGGCTGTTGACCTCGCCGTCTCAGATACGCTGCGGGCCAACCTGATCGCGGTCCTGCGGGAAGCGCTGTCGAACATCGTCCAACACGCGCGCGCGACAACTGTCACGATCGCTGTCGCGGTTGACGCAGGCCGACTGATCTTGCGGGTGGCCGACGACGGCGTCGGAATCGGCGCCGCGGCGGGCGGCAACGGGCTTGGCAATCTCCGCAGCCGCGCCGAGGAGAGCGGCGGCACCTTCGTCGTCACCGACACCCAGCCCCATGGCGCCATGCTGGTGTGGGACGTGCCCCTCGAGGGCTGA
- a CDS encoding universal stress protein, with translation MAESEGQVVVVVDANAHTTAVIATGAREATRLHVGLLLVHPLPTSPPWLAGIVPPGAGGAPKLAQQLLEQMVEKTAAAHPGIVVQGILRSGSPAGALLAGSDNAELILVAADDRIRYGGLLAGPVSTQVAAHARTSVIVVPTSERPRSAGPAKVVVGIDGSRGSAEAVAFAFLQARARSAQLHAIHVWESPNWHGLKPDLMPAFTAGPLHAAADQMLYEATIDGEVTYPEVTVVRKVLYGDNPVRALINAADDAALVVVGARGGGGFGNLLLGSISDGLVRYATRMVAIVRDG, from the coding sequence ATGGCAGAGTCCGAGGGACAGGTCGTGGTCGTCGTCGACGCCAACGCCCACACCACCGCCGTCATCGCCACCGGAGCCAGGGAGGCCACCCGACTCCACGTCGGCCTGCTGCTGGTCCATCCGCTCCCGACCTCACCACCATGGTTGGCCGGCATCGTGCCACCGGGTGCCGGCGGTGCGCCGAAGTTGGCCCAACAGCTGCTCGAGCAAATGGTTGAGAAAACAGCGGCTGCCCACCCCGGCATCGTCGTGCAGGGCATCCTGCGCAGCGGCAGTCCAGCGGGCGCGCTGCTCGCCGGCTCCGACAACGCAGAGCTCATTCTGGTCGCGGCCGACGACCGCATCCGGTACGGCGGCCTGCTCGCCGGACCAGTCAGCACGCAGGTAGCCGCGCATGCCCGAACATCGGTCATTGTCGTGCCCACGTCCGAACGCCCTCGGTCGGCCGGGCCGGCGAAGGTGGTGGTGGGCATCGACGGCTCCCGTGGCAGCGCCGAGGCGGTCGCGTTTGCGTTCCTGCAGGCCCGGGCGCGCTCGGCGCAACTGCACGCGATCCACGTGTGGGAGTCGCCGAACTGGCACGGCCTCAAACCGGACCTTATGCCCGCCTTCACGGCCGGGCCACTGCATGCGGCGGCCGACCAGATGCTTTACGAAGCGACCATCGATGGGGAGGTCACCTATCCAGAAGTCACGGTGGTGCGGAAAGTGCTGTACGGCGACAACCCGGTACGTGCCCTCATCAATGCCGCCGATGATGCCGCCCTCGTCGTCGTCGGCGCCCGCGGTGGTGGTGGTTTCGGTAATCTGCTGCTCGGTTCGATCAGCGACGGCCTGGTGCGGTACGCCACTCGCATGGTCGCCATCGTCCGCGATGGATGA
- a CDS encoding response regulator, translating into MIRVFLLDDHEVVRRGICELLTQDGDIEVVGESGSAVEALHRIPALQPDVAILDARLADGNGIDVCRDVRAIDPSIHGLILTSYDDDEALFAAIMAGAAGYVLKQIRGVDLLDAVRRVAAGQSLLDPAVTARVLSRIRDGVEAPDELRSLTDQELKILRHIAQGMTNKEIAQEMCLADKTVKNYVSSVLTKLGLERRTQAAVLATNLMRGSSR; encoded by the coding sequence ATGATTCGTGTTTTTCTCCTCGATGACCATGAGGTTGTCCGTCGCGGCATCTGCGAGCTGCTGACTCAGGACGGTGACATCGAGGTCGTCGGGGAATCCGGGTCAGCGGTGGAGGCTCTGCACCGCATACCGGCGCTGCAGCCCGACGTGGCGATCCTCGACGCCCGCCTGGCTGACGGCAACGGGATCGACGTCTGCCGGGACGTGCGCGCCATCGACCCCAGCATTCACGGGCTGATTCTGACCTCGTACGACGATGACGAGGCGCTCTTCGCGGCGATCATGGCCGGGGCTGCCGGATATGTGTTGAAGCAGATCCGTGGTGTCGATCTACTTGACGCGGTACGCCGGGTTGCCGCTGGGCAGTCGCTGCTCGATCCGGCGGTCACCGCCAGAGTGTTGTCGCGTATCCGCGATGGCGTGGAGGCTCCCGATGAGCTCAGGTCGTTGACCGACCAGGAGTTGAAGATCCTTCGGCACATCGCGCAGGGCATGACGAACAAGGAAATCGCGCAGGAGATGTGCTTGGCCGACAAGACGGTGAAGAACTATGTCTCGAGCGTCCTGACGAAACTCGGCCTCGAGCGGCGCACCCAGGCGGCGGTCCTCGCCACGAACCTGATGCGGGGCAGCTCCCGCTGA
- a CDS encoding response regulator has product MAAVVEVTGLVRVVIVDDDPLVRGMLTMMLDGADGIVVVGEAADGAAAITAVDRHMPDVVLMDIRMPGVNGITATERLRRRARPPEIIVLTTFDTDEHVVRALRAGASGFLLKDTPPEQISQSVRAVAAGSPMLSPGVTRRLMQRVASGAESYEHARGRLALLTPRERDVVRAIAQGRSNAEIATELLMNVTTVKAHVSHILTKLDLDNRTQIALLAHDGRLA; this is encoded by the coding sequence ATGGCTGCCGTGGTCGAGGTGACGGGCCTGGTCCGGGTCGTCATCGTCGACGACGACCCTCTGGTACGGGGAATGCTGACGATGATGCTGGACGGCGCTGACGGGATCGTCGTCGTGGGCGAGGCCGCCGACGGCGCTGCGGCGATCACCGCGGTGGACCGGCACATGCCCGACGTGGTGCTGATGGACATCCGGATGCCCGGCGTCAACGGCATCACCGCCACCGAACGCCTGCGCCGCCGCGCCCGGCCGCCAGAGATCATCGTGCTCACCACGTTCGACACCGACGAGCATGTGGTGCGGGCGCTACGGGCCGGGGCCAGCGGCTTCCTACTCAAGGACACCCCGCCGGAGCAGATCAGCCAGTCTGTCCGCGCCGTCGCCGCCGGCAGTCCGATGCTGTCGCCGGGTGTCACGCGCCGTCTCATGCAGCGGGTCGCGTCCGGCGCCGAGTCCTACGAGCACGCGCGTGGCCGGCTGGCCCTGCTCACGCCCCGGGAACGTGACGTCGTACGGGCCATCGCGCAGGGACGCTCCAACGCCGAGATCGCCACCGAGCTGCTGATGAACGTGACCACAGTGAAGGCCCACGTCTCGCACATCCTGACCAAGCTGGACCTCGACAACCGCACCCAGATCGCCCTGCTCGCCCATGACGGCCGGCTCGCTTGA
- a CDS encoding flavodoxin domain-containing protein, whose protein sequence is MRILIAAASRHGSTAEIASHIATALRGALPSDSVDVVAAAEVTDVTSYDALVLGSAVYMGRWLEEARSAAARITSNPPRSVWLFSSGPIGDPPKPTEAPAEVSDIVTSVNARDHRVFAGSLDRHRLGLAEKAMVMALRVADGDFRDWSEIDAWAGQIASELRQPVAGKPSGT, encoded by the coding sequence ATGAGAATTCTCATCGCCGCCGCAAGCAGGCATGGATCCACAGCAGAGATTGCCTCCCACATCGCGACCGCCCTGCGGGGCGCACTGCCGTCTGACTCCGTCGATGTCGTCGCTGCGGCAGAGGTCACAGACGTGACCTCCTACGACGCACTGGTGCTGGGAAGCGCGGTCTACATGGGACGTTGGTTGGAGGAAGCCCGCAGCGCGGCAGCGCGGATCACGTCGAATCCACCGCGATCGGTGTGGCTGTTCTCCAGCGGCCCGATCGGTGACCCGCCCAAGCCCACTGAGGCGCCGGCCGAGGTCAGTGACATCGTCACGTCCGTGAACGCACGCGATCACCGCGTCTTCGCCGGTAGCCTCGACCGCCACCGTCTCGGTCTCGCGGAAAAGGCCATGGTCATGGCCTTGCGCGTCGCGGACGGCGACTTCCGGGACTGGTCGGAGATCGACGCCTGGGCTGGCCAGATCGCCTCTGAACTGCGACAGCCTGTCGCCGGCAAGCCTTCCGGCACCTGA
- a CDS encoding wax ester/triacylglycerol synthase domain-containing protein, protein MTTGFARLSAVDLTSLAIEAPDTPMHVGMVAVLDGASICDADGQLRLAEIRADIDRLLSRVPELRRIVHHPGWLAGPPLWVDDPSFDIGRHVNGIALSPPGGEAALMRVAEELLAPLLDRAHPMWRIWLVTGLPDGRVAAILALHHAIADGLAAVRLLEALLAPTATATHSAWSAAAAPGWRMLARDNLRLRLTTPRRLIHPPRTCRLAGSLSSSRQLLGHAWHAPRTSLTGPVGPHRALAVLRLDLATVKDVAHAHDGKVNDVVLNLAAGGLRALLRSRGERVDRIDIHAAVAASPRTRTPAVRTGNRAGIIVVKLPLGEPDPAVRLRLISANSNNAKHEQQLTTAQGLMLWLARLGLLRRFTRRQRLTTIVESNVTGPPAPIRLLGADVIDMIPIGALAGNLAISFLAFSYAGVLTITVRVDAERHPDVPVLVAAMADDWRSLMALSGTDQREAATW, encoded by the coding sequence GTGACCACCGGTTTCGCCCGGCTCAGCGCCGTAGACCTGACCAGCCTGGCGATCGAGGCGCCTGACACTCCGATGCACGTCGGCATGGTCGCTGTGCTCGACGGCGCGTCGATCTGCGACGCGGACGGGCAGTTGCGGCTGGCCGAGATCCGTGCCGACATCGACCGGCTGCTCAGCAGGGTGCCCGAGCTGCGTCGGATCGTTCACCACCCGGGGTGGCTGGCAGGCCCACCGCTGTGGGTCGACGATCCGTCGTTCGACATCGGCCGGCATGTGAACGGCATAGCGCTGTCTCCACCCGGCGGTGAAGCCGCGCTGATGCGGGTGGCCGAGGAACTGCTGGCGCCGCTGCTGGACCGCGCCCACCCGATGTGGCGGATCTGGCTCGTGACCGGCCTACCCGACGGTCGCGTCGCCGCCATCCTTGCGCTTCATCATGCGATCGCCGACGGCCTCGCCGCGGTCAGGCTCCTCGAAGCCCTCCTCGCTCCCACCGCAACGGCCACACATTCCGCCTGGTCTGCTGCCGCCGCACCGGGTTGGCGCATGCTGGCTCGTGACAACCTCCGGCTCAGACTGACCACCCCCCGGCGGCTCATCCACCCGCCACGGACCTGTCGACTCGCCGGCTCGCTCTCCAGCAGCCGGCAACTCCTCGGCCACGCATGGCATGCGCCCCGAACCTCACTGACCGGCCCGGTCGGCCCACACCGTGCGCTCGCCGTCCTACGTCTCGACCTCGCAACCGTCAAGGACGTCGCGCACGCGCATGACGGGAAGGTCAACGACGTCGTGCTCAACCTGGCCGCCGGAGGCTTGCGCGCTCTGCTGCGTTCCCGGGGCGAGCGCGTCGACCGGATCGACATCCACGCCGCCGTCGCGGCGTCACCCCGCACCCGTACACCAGCAGTTCGCACCGGCAACCGGGCGGGCATCATCGTCGTGAAGCTTCCGCTCGGCGAACCCGACCCGGCCGTACGACTGCGTCTGATCAGTGCGAACAGCAACAATGCCAAGCATGAGCAGCAGCTCACCACCGCGCAGGGCTTAATGCTCTGGTTGGCGAGGCTGGGCCTGCTGCGGCGCTTTACCCGCAGGCAACGACTCACCACCATCGTCGAGAGCAACGTGACCGGCCCACCCGCCCCGATCCGGCTGCTGGGGGCAGATGTCATCGACATGATCCCGATCGGGGCGCTCGCCGGCAACCTCGCCATCTCGTTCCTGGCGTTCTCCTACGCCGGCGTGCTCACCATCACCGTCAGGGTCGACGCCGAACGCCACCCCGACGTTCCGGTGCTGGTCGCCGCCATGGCAGACGATTGGCGCTCACTCATGGCCCTCTCCGGGACTGATCAGCGGGAGGCGGCGACGTGGTGA
- a CDS encoding sensor histidine kinase, with translation MDAATCDVDRPRTWRSVPVGVATVAMGVLIATVLWSATRSGPTALVRADVALAVAALALVPVVVRRPEVAGVLAGLLVALSPVATPVASFAVLFTARNRPFRQAVVVAAVGVAGEAVQAVWRPIPSLPYGWRLVLMTAAYAALLGWGTWAQARHALLAALRDRAWRAEQEQEHRVVEARAAERSRIAREMHDVLAHRLSLLAAAAGAMEYRPDAPPERLSAAAGVIRASAHHALDELREVITLLRSDDAEAPGDTPLGQTLADLPRLVEEARAAGQHIEVDDPLGPPVEVPPTVGRTAYRIAQEGLTNARKHAAGQPVRLALGGAPDSGLSITVSNPTTPDSGATGHDGAGLIGLAERAALTGGRVTHHIDASGRFHLTAWLPWSR, from the coding sequence GTGGATGCGGCGACGTGCGACGTGGACCGGCCTCGGACGTGGCGTTCCGTCCCGGTGGGAGTGGCGACCGTGGCGATGGGCGTGCTCATCGCGACCGTGCTGTGGTCCGCTACCCGCTCCGGGCCGACCGCCCTGGTCCGCGCCGATGTCGCGCTGGCGGTGGCCGCCCTGGCCCTCGTCCCGGTGGTCGTCCGCCGCCCGGAGGTCGCTGGTGTGCTGGCGGGCCTGCTGGTGGCACTGTCGCCGGTTGCCACCCCGGTGGCGAGCTTCGCGGTGCTGTTCACCGCCCGCAACCGGCCGTTCCGGCAGGCCGTGGTGGTGGCGGCGGTCGGCGTGGCGGGCGAGGCGGTGCAGGCGGTGTGGCGGCCGATACCCAGCCTGCCGTACGGGTGGCGGCTGGTGCTGATGACGGCCGCGTACGCTGCCCTGCTGGGCTGGGGCACCTGGGCGCAGGCTCGACATGCCCTGCTGGCGGCACTGCGGGACCGGGCCTGGCGGGCGGAGCAGGAGCAGGAACACCGGGTCGTCGAGGCCCGGGCGGCCGAGCGCAGCCGGATCGCGCGGGAGATGCACGACGTGCTGGCCCACCGGCTGTCGCTGCTGGCAGCGGCCGCCGGCGCGATGGAGTACCGGCCGGACGCGCCACCCGAGCGGCTCAGCGCCGCCGCCGGGGTTATCCGCGCCAGCGCGCACCACGCCCTCGACGAGCTGCGCGAGGTCATCACGCTGCTACGCAGTGACGACGCCGAGGCACCGGGGGACACGCCACTCGGACAGACCCTCGCCGATCTGCCGCGCCTGGTCGAGGAGGCCCGGGCCGCCGGGCAGCACATCGAGGTCGACGACCCCCTCGGCCCGCCGGTCGAGGTCCCCCCGACGGTCGGCCGCACCGCCTACCGGATCGCGCAGGAGGGGCTGACCAACGCCCGCAAGCACGCCGCCGGGCAGCCGGTCCGACTCGCCCTCGGCGGGGCGCCCGACTCCGGCCTGAGCATCACGGTGAGCAACCCGACCACACCCGACAGCGGTGCCACCGGGCACGACGGCGCGGGCCTGATCGGTCTCGCCGAACGGGCCGCCCTCACCGGTGGCCGCGTCACCCACCACATCGACGCCTCGGGTCGGTTCCACCTCACCGCATGGCTGCCGTGGTCGAGGTGA
- a CDS encoding GntR family transcriptional regulator: MSDHTPPREADNGHAADDAYRLIREQILSGQRSAGAWLREGELAESFGVSRTPVREALRRLTAEGLVRHERNRGVQVQAWSIHDLDEIFSLRAVLEPWGCRLAATTGTIDVDALDALAHRMDEVAPDGRPTDVDELTELNNRFHRMILEASDNSRLAGVVSSVIQMPLVWRTFSRYSPDALRRSLAHHHELVAALAAPDPDWAESVMRSHVRAAWHSIRLRDGGDRASGPELADQVSPTAGQPPL, from the coding sequence ATGAGTGACCACACGCCACCGCGGGAGGCCGACAACGGCCACGCCGCCGACGACGCCTATCGGCTGATCCGGGAACAGATCCTGTCCGGGCAACGGTCGGCCGGCGCGTGGCTCCGCGAGGGCGAGTTGGCCGAGTCGTTCGGGGTGAGTCGCACGCCTGTCCGGGAGGCGCTCAGACGGCTGACCGCGGAGGGACTGGTCCGCCACGAACGCAACCGTGGCGTGCAGGTCCAGGCGTGGAGCATCCACGATCTCGACGAAATCTTCAGCCTGCGGGCCGTGCTCGAGCCGTGGGGCTGCCGACTGGCGGCGACCACGGGCACCATCGACGTGGACGCGCTCGACGCGCTGGCCCACCGGATGGACGAGGTGGCGCCGGACGGGCGACCGACCGATGTGGACGAGCTCACCGAGCTGAACAACCGGTTCCACCGGATGATCCTTGAAGCGTCCGACAACAGCCGACTGGCCGGCGTTGTCTCATCGGTGATCCAGATGCCGCTCGTCTGGCGTACCTTCTCCCGCTACAGCCCGGACGCGCTGCGCCGTAGCCTGGCTCACCATCACGAACTGGTGGCGGCCCTGGCCGCGCCCGACCCCGACTGGGCGGAGTCGGTCATGCGCAGCCACGTACGCGCGGCATGGCATTCCATCCGGCTGCGAGACGGCGGCGACCGGGCGTCTGGCCCGGAACTGGCGGACCAGGTCAGCCCAACCGCAGGTCAACCGCCACTCTGA
- a CDS encoding magnesium transporter CorA family protein yields MTAVVEAVPDEGADPTGPESRVRTRLYENGVCVARDFPVAEIAAHLHDPTSVVWLDLCRPTAMDFEMLDTQFGLHELAIEDALQESQRPKLDRYATHLFISAYAVEIESPGVRLRTSEIAVFLTDQALITVRKDEGFDMAPVLARWDSSADLAGHGVAFLLHGLLDHIVDGHFRAVGQLDEGIERLEELLFGERRAQVQTVQRRSFELRRDLVVLRRVVLPMREVLNSLLRRDLHVVDEVMTPYYQDVYDHVLRVTEWTESLRDLVATTVETNLTIQANQMNLIMKKVTSWAAIIAVPTAVTGFYGQNLPYPGFGSQWGVLASTALIAALSAGLYGVFKRKDWL; encoded by the coding sequence ATGACTGCGGTTGTCGAGGCCGTGCCCGATGAGGGGGCCGACCCGACCGGACCGGAGTCCCGCGTCCGCACCCGGTTGTACGAGAACGGCGTCTGCGTCGCGCGGGACTTTCCGGTCGCTGAGATCGCCGCGCATCTCCATGACCCGACGTCCGTGGTGTGGCTCGATCTGTGTCGGCCCACCGCGATGGACTTCGAGATGCTAGATACCCAGTTCGGGTTGCACGAGCTCGCCATCGAGGACGCCCTCCAGGAGTCGCAGCGCCCAAAGCTCGACCGGTACGCGACGCATCTGTTCATCAGTGCTTACGCGGTCGAGATCGAGTCACCGGGCGTCCGGCTGCGTACCAGTGAGATAGCCGTGTTTCTGACCGACCAGGCGCTGATCACCGTGCGCAAGGACGAGGGCTTCGACATGGCGCCGGTCCTTGCCCGCTGGGACTCCTCGGCCGATCTCGCCGGTCACGGCGTCGCGTTCCTGCTCCACGGCCTGCTCGACCATATCGTCGACGGGCACTTCCGTGCAGTGGGGCAGCTCGACGAGGGCATCGAGAGGCTGGAGGAGCTGCTGTTTGGCGAGCGCCGGGCGCAGGTCCAGACTGTGCAGCGGCGCTCCTTCGAGCTGCGTCGCGACCTTGTCGTTCTGCGTCGGGTGGTGCTGCCGATGCGGGAGGTCCTCAACAGCCTGCTGCGTCGCGACCTGCATGTCGTCGACGAGGTTATGACGCCGTATTACCAGGACGTCTACGACCACGTCCTACGGGTGACCGAGTGGACCGAGTCTCTGCGCGATCTCGTCGCGACGACAGTCGAAACGAACCTGACGATCCAGGCGAACCAGATGAATCTGATCATGAAGAAGGTGACCAGCTGGGCGGCGATCATCGCCGTCCCGACTGCGGTCACCGGCTTCTACGGCCAGAACCTTCCCTACCCCGGATTCGGCTCCCAGTGGGGAGTGCTGGCATCCACAGCCTTGATCGCGGCGCTTTCCGCAGGCCTGTACGGGGTCTTCAAACGCAAGGACTGGCTGTAA
- a CDS encoding DoxX family protein, with translation MVDIARNHDAATPTAAGPTMPPTVPLAVAVPDTAARRTVDDRHHVDVDARHTGRESSAVLPGAESRSAVAARYLLAGIRIALGWVFLWAFLDKLFGWGFATPTARSWLNGGSPTAGFLGGSEGPFSGFFTAIAGNTVTNVLFMGALLAVGTALILGIGMRLAAIGGAMLVVMMWAAVLPPSSNPFMDDHLIYAAILIVLALLGAGNTLGFGKAWSATPLVRNATWLK, from the coding sequence ATGGTTGACATCGCCCGGAACCACGACGCCGCAACCCCCACCGCCGCCGGCCCCACGATGCCACCGACGGTGCCCCTGGCCGTCGCTGTGCCCGACACCGCAGCCCGCCGGACCGTCGACGACCGGCACCACGTAGACGTCGACGCCCGGCACACCGGTCGCGAGTCGTCAGCGGTACTGCCTGGCGCCGAAAGCCGCTCCGCTGTCGCGGCCCGTTACCTGCTGGCGGGTATCCGGATCGCGCTGGGCTGGGTCTTCCTCTGGGCCTTCCTGGACAAACTGTTCGGGTGGGGATTCGCCACCCCGACGGCGCGGTCCTGGCTCAACGGCGGCAGCCCCACGGCAGGCTTCCTCGGCGGCTCCGAGGGCCCGTTCAGCGGCTTCTTCACCGCCATCGCCGGCAACACCGTCACCAACGTGCTGTTCATGGGTGCGCTGCTGGCCGTCGGCACCGCGCTGATCCTCGGCATCGGGATGCGACTCGCCGCTATCGGCGGCGCGATGCTGGTCGTCATGATGTGGGCAGCGGTGCTGCCGCCGTCGAGCAACCCGTTCATGGACGACCACCTCATCTACGCAGCCATCCTGATCGTCCTGGCCCTGCTCGGCGCCGGCAACACTCTGGGCTTCGGCAAGGCGTGGTCGGCCACCCCGCTGGTCCGTAACGCGACCTGGCTCAAGTAG
- a CDS encoding DUF6069 family protein, with product MTNNLFLRRAAVAAGAILVATAEFAILHSAAGVDLAAGTPDATRQITLAAVVVAAAVAALLGWAMLAVLEHLTNRARVWWTSIAVAVLLLSLLVGPPSGVGGGAKAALALLHLSVGVVLILGLPRPRREGLNR from the coding sequence ATGACGAACAACCTCTTCCTGCGCCGAGCCGCGGTGGCGGCCGGTGCGATCCTGGTGGCGACGGCGGAGTTCGCGATCCTGCACTCGGCGGCCGGCGTCGACCTGGCGGCCGGCACCCCGGACGCGACCCGGCAGATCACGTTGGCCGCGGTCGTGGTGGCCGCCGCCGTCGCGGCACTGCTCGGCTGGGCGATGCTCGCGGTGCTGGAACACCTCACCAACCGGGCGCGCGTCTGGTGGACCTCGATCGCGGTCGCGGTCCTGCTGCTGTCACTGCTGGTGGGGCCGCCGAGCGGCGTCGGCGGGGGAGCGAAGGCGGCGCTCGCGCTGCTGCACCTGAGCGTCGGCGTCGTCCTCATCCTCGGCCTGCCCCGGCCGCGCCGGGAAGGGCTGAACCGATGA